TTTTTTTACAGGATAACTCTGATGATTATTGTGGATGTTTTTCTCTACTATTTCTCAATTTCGGAGAATGCAAATATAAATGTGAGGGGATTCCGAACACTGGAGTTATACGCTACTATCACAATGAAGAGGGAAAGCACGTGTATGAATGGGTGTAAAATTTCACTAACGtgtattgatttttaaaattacactaCGTGATGATGGAAGATTAAAGTGCTTTAAATACTCTAACTCTAAATCAGTTCAGcaaatcaatcaaattctaagaaaatgtgttttaaatgttatataaattaatcCAACAAATCAATCAAATACTTCTAGAAATATGCACAATCGTATATCTATTTAATAGGATATATCAACTATCTTTTTCTTCTGAGTTACGTTACTCTATTGGAAAATCTAGTTTGTCTCGTGGAACACGGTAGCTCAACTCATGACTTCAATGACAAGAAAATGACTCAAGTAATTTCTCTAtattatttaatctattttttttttcaattctattttcaaattcagACATGTAATAGTTcctcaaatttcaaaatctccCAGTTTAATCTCACCATCAGTTGAATATCCATGGTCAAAGATATGACTAATTGATTGGTGCTTACATGACtcgagaaaaataaaaaatgtaccCTGTAGTCTCCTGTGTAACGAGTTTACAGGTTCCGtcatattataaataagatataatattaagtcttattttaatcttaaatattattttatattatttaatataaatatttttattttgaaacaatgttgcatgattataataaaaaataatttatatgttgaatatatttgtataactaaaataaaaatattactgtataaatggaaacaaaaacatagtaatatgaaaatatgaagTGGAGAAGCgggatgtttttattttattaaagagaaGAGGGAAGTTTCcagtgaaaataaaaagtaaaacttgaataaattaaactaacataCTGTATTGCTAGATAAAggaaaagacaatttttttttttactttcaaattaaaaaataataaacgtCAACTAGAAGAAGATGAGAGGGGGGAAATCACATTTACATGAagtattataacaaaatattacagAAAATTCGCCACTGTGTGTATGTTGAAAAAATTTCGAGCTCTCGTTGTGTTTGTCACAACAGAAAAACCAAATATCAATACACTGTCAACGATTTCGCATGACTACAGAAAGAACAGAACATAGCGCTCCTTTGATCAGCTGTTATGtctctttttctcttgtatTCTCTTAGGATCCAAATCAATAACGTATATCTTTGAAAATTCCGGAGCTCAAGTTCTATTTGTAGGCAAATTATCTGAGTCACGTAAGTTTCTTTTTGTGTacatttgtttcttttcaaaTGCATCAATTTTTACTTGTTCGATGTAACATCAATTTCTAATCCGACGGTTTTCAAGCAATGCGTAGGAAGTTTCCCCTCTTCACTTAAAACTTTCATACCAGAGGATGTTCTGTGATCCTTGGAAAATTTGTCTATTGCATCCATCACAACGGGGTAACTTTTATCATGGGATTCTGGGAAAAATCCTGAATAAACCATCTCCTTAAAAATCTCAAATGCAGAGGCCAAGTCCATATCAGACAGAAAAGCACTGAGCAATGCAATATAAATGAACGAGTCGGGCTTCATTTCTTTCTGTTCCATCTCACGTAAATATTGGAGTGCAGCAGATGGCCTCTTGCAAATGCAAAGACCATGAATAAGTGCCATAAAAGCAACTCGATTAGGAGAACAACCTTTTCTTTCCATCTCATTCCAAACCAAGAGTGCATCATCGGGCCTTTCTTCTCTGCAAAACCCATCCACCAAAGTTGAGTAAGTGACGACATTGGGCTCCCTGTCTTCTTCAGACATTTTCGACAGAAGAGACATCGCCCTATCAACAGAACCACTTTTGCACCAACTATCTATAAGCAGACTGTAAGTCACAACTGAGGGACAGAGACCCTTCCCAACAATCTCATCCAACAATTTTTCAGCTTCTGCAACTCGGTTGACCTTGCAGAGCCCTCTGATCACAATGTTAAAAGCAACCACATCAGGACAACGGCCACGAGAACATAAATCCCTAAGCAAGTTCAATGCTCGGTCCACTTTTTGAATCTTTATCAAACCCCCCATTGCTGCAGAATAGGAAACTATGTCAGGAAGGAAACCTAGCTGAACCATGCTGTCAAGAAAATCGCATGCTTCAACAGCCCGGCCATGATCACACAGTTCTTTCACAAGAAGGGTGGAATTTTTTATCCACGGTTCATGCCCACAAGCACGCATCACTTTCAACATATCGATCGCTCCTACAACATCCTTTCTTTTACACAGGCATCCATAAATTGAGTTGTAAGTGAAATGAGTTGGTTCAATTTCTGATTCTTTCATGTCTCTCAACAGCTCACGGCTCTCCTCCAATCTATCAGAATTGCAGAGACCATTGATCAGATTGTTGTAAATCAAAATGCTTGGCCTACCAACAAATTGTTTAAGGTCATTGAAAAGACTTAGAGCGAGGTCCAACTGACCATTTGTGAGTAAGCCATCAATCACGATGCTAAAGGAAGCAGCATTTGGGAAAACCAATCTCTTGTCCTTGAAGAAATCATCCATCTGGACATCACTGAATTTGCTCTGAATCATCATCTGAAGAAGGCGGCAGGCTTCATCCACCTGTGCCTCATTAACATAACAAGTCAAAACAGCATTGTAAATCAAAACGAGAATCTTCTCCTCTTTATCTTCCAGAACCTCTTCCAGCAACTTGGTAATCACACTTCTGTCTGGAAAAGCCGATATCAACTTCGTAAAGATTCCAACATCTGGGGCAACCCCAAACTGCTTCATCTCCGAAAGCAAGCTCAGAGCTCTCTGAGCATCATTACTCTTACACAGTCCTCCAATGAGAACATCGAATAATGAAACAGGAGGAGTGAAGCCAACCCGACACATTTTCTCAAACAACTGAAGGGCCCTATCAACCCGATCCTCCTTGACAAACCCATGAATCAAAACACAGAAAGTCTTCTCACTTAACCTCACCCCCTGTCCCTCCATCCTCTCCACCAACTCAAACGCTTTATCCACATCCCCCCACTTGGAAAACGACAATGCCAGCATAGAGCAAACACGCGCATCAACCAAACCCTTTTCCTTCATCCCATCATAAACCCTCAGAGCCTGATCAAACCTGCGAGCTTTGCAATAAGCTTGTACGACAGGCGTCAGCGTGAACTTATCAAATTCCCACCCAAACCCCTTCATCTCCTCCAACCTAGCCTCCACCAAATCAACCTCCCCGGCCTTGGACAGAGCCTCCAACAAGCAGTTGTAGCAGTAAACATTGGGAACGCAAAGACCCTTCACCCGCATTTCATCGAACAAGTTGTGGGCCTCCTGCGCTAGGCCCACTTCGCCCAAACAGCGAATGAGGAAGCCCAAGGCACCGGGCGTGAAGGAACAAGGAGCGGACTCCACGAGGTGTTTGACGACCGTTTTGAGATGGGTGGTTTGGCGGGAACGGGAGAAGATAGAGGCGATGGTATTGTAGGTGTAACAATTATGGCGGTAGCCATGCTGGTGTTGATCGGAGGCCCATTGGAAGAAGGAGAGGGCGAGTTTCCAAGTGGGGAGGCGCGTGAGGACGGACTCGACAAGGGGAGGCGTGAGGATGGGAGCGAAGCGGTTGAGTTCGGGCCCGGCGGCGTTGGGTTGTTGGCTGAAGACGGAGACGAGGTTGTCGGCCACAGAAGAATCATAATGAAGATTGTTGTAAGGTGATGTCGAATATGAGAGTTTGGCGATTACAGAGAAAAGAGAAGGGAGTTTGAGGATCTGAAATGCGACAGCCATTAACACTCTTTCGCATCAACTACTCCAACATTCCTATTACACATGCCAATTCGgctcattttcttatttaaattattcaaatactcataatttattatatttatcatttttccatacttaattaaaaaattaaatattatttatatccaTACTTACATCTAATTAATACTAGATTTTCTGTTGAAATGGAAATTGATTCTGATAATACTCACAAAAACGATTTTATTTGCTATATCTAATTTCTAtgtatctttttcatttttagtatcATTTCATCGAATGTCCAAACACATccttaacttttttgtttattttgggTTTATTGTATAACAACGTGTTATAGGTATATGTTTACTCTTTCGAActattattgatttaaatactttcaatattacaaattaatataaacataaaatctaGTAAAATTCAAGTACTACTTTTAAATGGTATAAACGCATATATGTTTTctaacatattaaatttttacgaatttaatatacatttctATCACAAAGTAAATTACTTGATCATACTCAACACCAACAATAGAAATACAATAGAAATTTTTAGGagttcatataaataaatttttgatcaatttaattttaaattttaattatataaagatgtTCATTTGTGACCACATCATCATGAATGAATTAATTCCAAAACCAATGTGATTTCTAAACTTTATTCATATCTTCAATTCGAAGATTTCTTGATTCGGgcagaaaaaaacaataaaaatggtAATGATAAATACGAatccaacaaagaaaaaaaaaaagactaaactttaaataataaaacatgacAGCTACAAATCATATGACCAACACAAATATTGTCATCTtactttcatattttcttttattttaaataatagagAAAGTTTCACCTATCATCtctaaaattaatatgttttaaatatatttctttttcttaactttcctttctttttctacaTATGAAAATGTTACACTATAacatgttttataatataaaatatgctAACAATAACATATCAAAGGTATAAGAATGAGTTATAAAACTAAACAACTTCTCTAACAAAACTATatctttttaagtaatttatttatttatgacgttatttatatcttaatttgTGTATATGGTTTTTTCACTTATAactaatatgatattttaagaatttaacataataaataattataaattattactcATAATCATTTAGAGGTGTCAAAATCAGTTTAAACCTATTAATCATCCtaaattatcacattttaaaatctggttgagttgaaaaatatttaatttttttattttaatggagCCAAATTGAACTcaagttattataataaatatataaaatacatagaAAGAACGCTCACCTAATCCCTTAACCCATAATGgtttaaattagattataagatttcttaattatatgaagagaaaaatttgaatttaggtttctaaatttaaaaaaatagaaaaaaaaaacttcgtATAGTAcatttaatttacaatttagttttCTCTTCTGGATATGCATCAAGTGATATATTAGATATTCAAATATATTCTTTCAATCGAATACTTATATTTCAGTTTAGTACTTTTCTGTTTAATTatgttgtgtgtttttttaattaattttgtggtGTTATGACAAAAACTATGATgagaatttttaattaattggatggTGGTGTATAGATCTATGTATGTGGCCACAAAATAacgaatatttatttatatatttatataatatataattgggGAAGAGAAATCAGACACTAAAAATAACATTGATTCTTCGTCGTAACTTTTCCTTTCCTTTATCGTTTCATTCCCAACACATGGACGCCGTGACACTGTCACTCCCTCCGGTTCCGGTGCGTACAGTGTCTGCATCTGCGTCAACCTCGTACTCTGTTCCTGTCTCTAGCTCCTGGTCGGTCGCGGCGAGGCAGAGGCTCTGGACTCTCAGAACAAGACCCAGATTCCGGAATCACTCCTCTGCGGTTCCTCAACTGACGGTGACGTGCGGTGCGGGAGTGGCGGAGATTAACGAGAGCCAATTCAAGGAGACGGTGTTGGAGGCGAACCGTCCTGTTCTGGTTGAGTTCGTCGCCACTTGGTGCGGTCCTTGCCGTCTCATCTCTCCCGCTATGGAATCCCTTgctaaggttttttttttttttttttttttttgtctctctttaattttcattttcttttgcttcCTATAGTTAAAGCTACTACTGTTCTGTCAGTTAACCACCTTTATGCATTTTTTGAGAGGTTTTCTTGATTCGTTGTTGGTGTTTATAACATCTGATTTTCTTTCTACAAATTAAAAGGGTGATGAGAATGGAGGAGTTATGTCATggcaagataaaaaaaatatctacaaattACCTTATGCAAgctaatttgttttttttttcttttaaatgcttGTAGATAAACTTGTCCAAATAGACTCGTAGTATACTAGAGGATTGTTGTTTTGTCGCATTTTTCTCTAGCAATTCTgctttaatatataaagaatgGAGATTTACACTTTCATCGTTTGGTACTGCGTATTTGTTGCATTTAGTTTACTGTTAGATTGGTCTTGTTAATTGGCTGAAAAACGAGATTCAAGGAGTTAGCAACTGATCTGAAAGACCTGAAACGAGTGGTGGATGGAATTTTTTACACAGATAAACTCTTCTGTCAAAATAGCATAATGTAGCTTTTATTACTCAAATAACATGCTTTTACTAAGTTAATTCAGAATTCGGGTTTTCGGATAACCAAATTCTGAACATGATTTTACACtaacatgtttttttaacaGAAACACCAAAAACATGTTAGAATTCAGTTTTTGGAAAATCGAATTCTTACAGTATGCTATTTTGGTAAAAGGAAATTGACAGTGTGCTATCTGTGTGAAAAATTCATGGTGGATGCCTTTAAAAAATGATGTCTTTCAGATTTGAAATTTCTGATACAAATTGGAAACAACAGAAAATCATCTGGATTTGTTGGCTAAATAaaactcaatcaatcataggtaaaGGCCATTTTGTAGACCCATTTGAACAACCCTTTAAAGTAAGGAATGTTAAATTAGTGTTTCCGAAGTTCGATTGTACT
This genomic interval from Vigna radiata var. radiata cultivar VC1973A chromosome 8, Vradiata_ver6, whole genome shotgun sequence contains the following:
- the LOC106771066 gene encoding putative pentatricopeptide repeat-containing protein At5g08310, mitochondrial, with product MAVAFQILKLPSLFSVIAKLSYSTSPYNNLHYDSSVADNLVSVFSQQPNAAGPELNRFAPILTPPLVESVLTRLPTWKLALSFFQWASDQHQHGYRHNCYTYNTIASIFSRSRQTTHLKTVVKHLVESAPCSFTPGALGFLIRCLGEVGLAQEAHNLFDEMRVKGLCVPNVYCYNCLLEALSKAGEVDLVEARLEEMKGFGWEFDKFTLTPVVQAYCKARRFDQALRVYDGMKEKGLVDARVCSMLALSFSKWGDVDKAFELVERMEGQGVRLSEKTFCVLIHGFVKEDRVDRALQLFEKMCRVGFTPPVSLFDVLIGGLCKSNDAQRALSLLSEMKQFGVAPDVGIFTKLISAFPDRSVITKLLEEVLEDKEEKILVLIYNAVLTCYVNEAQVDEACRLLQMMIQSKFSDVQMDDFFKDKRLVFPNAASFSIVIDGLLTNGQLDLALSLFNDLKQFVGRPSILIYNNLINGLCNSDRLEESRELLRDMKESEIEPTHFTYNSIYGCLCKRKDVVGAIDMLKVMRACGHEPWIKNSTLLVKELCDHGRAVEACDFLDSMVQLGFLPDIVSYSAAMGGLIKIQKVDRALNLLRDLCSRGRCPDVVAFNIVIRGLCKVNRVAEAEKLLDEIVGKGLCPSVVTYSLLIDSWCKSGSVDRAMSLLSKMSEEDREPNVVTYSTLVDGFCREERPDDALLVWNEMERKGCSPNRVAFMALIHGLCICKRPSAALQYLREMEQKEMKPDSFIYIALLSAFLSDMDLASAFEIFKEMVYSGFFPESHDKSYPVVMDAIDKFSKDHRTSSGMKVLSEEGKLPTHCLKTVGLEIDVTSNK
- the LOC106771012 gene encoding thioredoxin X, chloroplastic, whose protein sequence is MDAVTLSLPPVPVRTVSASASTSYSVPVSSSWSVAARQRLWTLRTRPRFRNHSSAVPQLTVTCGAGVAEINESQFKETVLEANRPVLVEFVATWCGPCRLISPAMESLAKEYEDRLIVVKIDHDANPRLIEEYKVYGLPTLILFKNGEEVPESRREGAITKSKLKVYVDDLLKSISVS